The following proteins come from a genomic window of Rhodoligotrophos sp. CJ14:
- a CDS encoding ParA family protein, which yields MTAEASSSQCQPRVLAVANQKGGVGKTTTAINLGTALAAVGEQVLIIDLDPQGNASTGLGVPRTAQMRSTYHVLIGEAQLHHVIAESGIPRLDCAPSTMDLLGAEIELSDFERKTFRLADAIQVLARDTGLHYDYILLDCPPSLNLLTINAFCAADAVLVPLQCEFFALEGLSQLLKTVDRVRLNLNPRLTIQGVVLTMYDKRNSLSEQVAEDVRGVLGEKVYETVIPRNVRVSEAPSHGKPVLLYDNNCTGSQAYIRLASEMIRRERALRAA from the coding sequence ATGACAGCCGAGGCTTCATCCTCTCAATGTCAACCGCGGGTGCTTGCCGTCGCCAATCAAAAGGGTGGCGTCGGCAAGACGACGACAGCCATTAACCTCGGCACCGCCTTGGCCGCGGTGGGTGAGCAGGTGCTGATCATCGACCTCGACCCCCAGGGGAATGCGAGCACTGGCCTTGGCGTGCCGCGCACGGCGCAGATGCGCTCCACTTACCACGTGTTGATCGGGGAGGCTCAGCTGCACCATGTCATTGCGGAATCGGGCATTCCGCGATTGGATTGCGCACCGTCCACGATGGATCTGCTGGGCGCCGAAATCGAGCTGTCGGATTTTGAGCGCAAGACCTTTCGGCTGGCGGATGCCATTCAGGTTTTGGCCCGAGACACCGGGCTGCACTATGATTACATCCTCCTCGACTGCCCGCCATCCCTCAACCTTCTCACCATTAATGCGTTCTGCGCGGCAGATGCGGTGCTCGTGCCATTGCAATGCGAATTCTTTGCCCTGGAAGGCTTGAGCCAGCTGCTGAAGACCGTGGACCGAGTGCGGCTTAACCTCAATCCGCGGCTGACCATCCAGGGGGTGGTGCTGACCATGTATGACAAGCGGAACAGCCTCTCCGAGCAGGTGGCTGAGGATGTCCGAGGTGTGTTGGGCGAGAAGGTCTATGAAACGGTCATACCTCGTAACGTCCGGGTGTCGGAAGCGCCCTCGCATGGTAAACCCGTGCTCCTCTATGATAATAACTGCACGGGAAGTCAGGCCTATATCCGGCTCGCATCCGAAATGATTCGGCGCGAGCGCGCCTTAAGGGCAGCTTGA
- a CDS encoding ParB/RepB/Spo0J family partition protein, translating to MAQIQRKRLGRGLAALIGDGTSEEGLVEGARSFRQMPIEHLIPSPRNPRKTFSEADAEELVQSVRIRGVLQPLLVRPLDDGRYEIVAGERRWRAAQRAGVHEVPVLIRDLTDAEALEVALIENIQRADLNPVEEADGYRQLMEHYGYTQQQLADAVGKSRSHIANTLRLLTLPSRVVGMLEQGALSAGHARALIATDRPEELAEQIIAQGLSVRETESLARAVQEEGQQRPSRTRRPAHKDADTIALEKRLYEALGLAVTITHRGEDGGELRIRYKTLDQLDFVCHRLAGS from the coding sequence ATGGCACAAATACAGAGAAAACGATTGGGTCGCGGGCTCGCAGCCCTGATCGGGGATGGGACCTCGGAGGAGGGCCTTGTCGAAGGGGCCCGTAGCTTCCGGCAAATGCCGATCGAGCATCTGATCCCGAGCCCACGCAATCCGCGAAAGACCTTCAGCGAGGCGGATGCAGAGGAGCTGGTGCAATCCGTTCGAATCAGAGGCGTGTTGCAGCCGCTTCTGGTCAGACCGCTGGATGATGGCCGTTATGAAATCGTCGCTGGCGAGCGGCGTTGGCGCGCGGCGCAAAGGGCTGGCGTTCATGAGGTGCCGGTTCTCATCCGCGATCTCACTGATGCCGAAGCACTGGAAGTCGCGCTGATCGAGAATATCCAGCGCGCCGATCTCAATCCGGTCGAAGAGGCCGATGGATATCGCCAGCTTATGGAGCATTATGGCTATACCCAGCAGCAGCTCGCTGACGCGGTCGGCAAGAGCCGCAGCCATATCGCCAATACACTTCGCCTGCTGACGCTGCCCTCGCGCGTTGTGGGAATGCTCGAGCAGGGAGCACTTTCTGCCGGACATGCCCGCGCCCTCATCGCGACGGACCGGCCGGAGGAGCTTGCCGAGCAGATTATCGCGCAGGGCTTGAGCGTCCGCGAAACGGAGTCCTTGGCGCGGGCAGTGCAGGAAGAAGGCCAGCAGCGCCCATCAAGAACAAGACGGCCGGCCCACAAGGATGCCGACACGATCGCGCTGGAGAAGCGGCTTTATGAGGCATTGGGCCTTGCCGTGACCATCACGCATCGCGGCGAAGACGGGGGCGAGCTGCGTATCCGCTATAAGACGCTCGATCAGCTTGACTTTGTCTGCCACCGGCTTGCGGGCTCGTGA